In Triticum aestivum cultivar Chinese Spring chromosome 5B, IWGSC CS RefSeq v2.1, whole genome shotgun sequence, the following proteins share a genomic window:
- the LOC123110818 gene encoding E3 ubiquitin-protein ligase MIEL1 — protein MGGTHFADDDLAHEATGDGDVGRRDVGKMEHGCEHYRRRCKIVAPCCKEVFPCRHCHNDATALGDRHNICRQDVEKVVCVLCDTEQPVSQVCVRCGVNMGEYFCDVCKFYDDDTEKGQYHCHDCGICRVGGKENYFHCAKCGSCYAVALRDNHQCVEDSMRQNCPICYEYLFDSLKGTRVLNCGHTMHMDCFAEMVDHNKYTCPICSKTALDMTLHWGMLDQEIEATIMPPVYRYKVWVLCNDCNKVSEVDFHVIGHKCSHCNSYNTRSTSRPADLSGSSSPSTTDSS, from the exons atgGGAGGGACGCACTTCGCGGACGACGACCTCGCCCACGAGGCCACGGGCGACGGAGATGTGGGCCGCCGCGACGTGGGCAAGATGGAGCACGG GTGCGAGCATTACCGGCGGAGATGCAAGATCGTAGCGCCGTGCTGCAAGGAGGTGTTCCCCTGCCGCCATTGCCACAACGACGCCACG GCTTTGGGTGATCGGCATAATATATGTCGCCAGGATGTTGAAAAA GTAGTGTGTGTACTCTGTGATACTGAACAACCG GTGTCACAAGTGTGTGTAAGATGTGGAGTCAATATGGGAGAATACTTCTGTGATGTATGCAAGTTTTATGATGATGAC ACAGAGAAAGGGCAGTACCATTGCCATGATTGCGGCATATGCAG GGTTGGCGGCAAGGAAAACTACTTCCACTGTGCAAAGTGTG GGTCATGTTATGCTGTTGCGTTGCGTGATAACCATCAGTGTGTGGAGGATTCAATGAGACAGAACTGCCCAATCTGTTATGAG TATCTGTTTGATTCATTAAAAGGAACAAGAGTTCTAAACTGTGGACACACGATGCACATGGACTGTTTCGCTGAGATGGTGGACCATAATAA ATACACTTGTCCAATATGCTCCAAGACAGCTCTTGACATGACACTTCACTGGGGCATGTTGGATCAAGAG ATTGAAGCAACAATTATGCCTCCTGTATATCGTTACAAG GTTTGGGTTCTTTGCAATGACTGCAACAAAGTGTCAGAAGTGGACTTCCACGTGATTGGCCATAAGTGCAGCCATTGCAACTCATACAACACTCGATCGACGTCGCGGCCTGCAGATTTATCAGGAAGCAGTTCTCCGTCGACAACAGACTCATCTTAA